The Corallococcus soli genome contains a region encoding:
- a CDS encoding carbohydrate deacetylase encodes MALLPGPPPALKEHATPPRALILNADDLGYDPGITRGLLKALREGVVSSATLLVNTPWSEEAARQAGGLAIGLHLNLDRGPPVGPGFPREWRSMDGGFIGAMVDALPADVVEAEALAQLGRAERLLGRPATHLDVHKHLHRHPQVLEGLARVARRAGLPVRSIDAGMRDALRARGVATNDHFMGESGEAAYWTQERFAAAVAALPGEGVTEWMCHPGHLPEVVTSRYAAQREVELATFLHPRTREALDRGALRPTDFRVLHAA; translated from the coding sequence GTGGCGCTTCTTCCAGGCCCGCCCCCGGCCCTGAAGGAGCACGCCACGCCGCCCCGCGCCCTCATCCTCAACGCCGACGACCTGGGCTACGACCCGGGCATCACCCGGGGCCTCCTGAAGGCCCTGCGCGAGGGCGTCGTCTCCTCCGCCACGCTGCTGGTGAACACGCCGTGGTCGGAGGAGGCCGCGCGACAGGCCGGGGGGCTCGCCATCGGGTTGCACCTGAACCTGGACCGGGGTCCGCCCGTCGGCCCTGGCTTCCCGCGCGAGTGGCGCTCCATGGACGGAGGCTTCATCGGAGCCATGGTGGACGCGCTCCCGGCGGACGTGGTGGAGGCGGAGGCCCTCGCGCAGCTGGGCCGGGCGGAGCGACTGCTGGGCCGACCCGCCACGCACCTGGATGTGCACAAGCACCTGCACCGCCACCCCCAGGTGCTGGAGGGACTGGCGCGGGTCGCCCGGCGCGCGGGCCTGCCGGTGCGGTCCATCGACGCGGGCATGCGCGACGCGCTCCGGGCCCGGGGCGTGGCCACGAATGATCACTTCATGGGGGAGTCCGGGGAAGCGGCGTACTGGACGCAGGAGCGCTTCGCGGCGGCCGTGGCGGCGCTCCCCGGCGAGGGCGTCACGGAGTGGATGTGCCATCCGGGCCACCTGCCGGAGGTCGTCACCAGCCGCTATGCGGCGCAGCGCGAGGTGGAGCTGGCCACCTTCCTCCATCCGCGCACCCGTGAGGCGCTGGACCGGGGGGCCCTGCGGCCCACGGACTTCCGCGTGCTCCACGCCGCCTGA